Below is a genomic region from Zea mays cultivar B73 chromosome 9, Zm-B73-REFERENCE-NAM-5.0, whole genome shotgun sequence.
aatccctcggtggctgacaatgaatccgagtaacTTCTCTGTcggtactccaaaaacacacttttttgGGTTGAGCTTCCACCAGTAGcgcctcaggctgttgaagaccagctgcaaatcttcgaTGAACTTTTTCGAGTTTTCTATTTTGATCACTACATCATCGATGTAGGCttccacccgcttgccccagtgatcggctaagcatgtttggatggctctctgataagtcgctcccgcgtttttgaggccgaacgacatggaggtatagcagaaagctccaaacggggtgatgaaagcagtcttctcctcatcctcttttgccaagctgatctgatggtatcttGAATAACAATCTAGGAAGGATAGCATAGAGCAGCCAGCAGTCGAGTCgactacctgatctattctagggaggccaaagggatccttcggacaatgcttgttgagattggtatagtcgacgcacatgcgccaatccactttattcctttttagtacaagaacatgatttgctagccactcaggatgcagCACCTCCCTAATGAACCCTGCAGTCACTAAACGGGCTAGCTCGGCACGAATAGCTTTTCTTTTatcaggcgtgaaacgacgcagcttctgtcgaatcggccttgcttgaggatagaccttcaatttgtgcttggccagttctctcgggactcccaacATATCCGCATGTTGCCAtgtgaatacgtctcggttatcttgcaggaatcggacgagcgcgctttcctatttgtcatcgagGCTGGACCTGATGACGacagtcttgcgctcatcggtGAATCCTAGGTTGATTCTTTTAGTCTCCTCAGTTGGTCGTatagaggtcacgacttgagcttcgtTAGTGGGTATTGTGAGGTCTTCCTCCGACTTGGTGTCCGTCTGCACAGGGGGAGCTGCTGGGGATTTGGCAGTGAGAGCTGCCTAGATTGCTCCCCGAAAGCACttcgcggcgccttggaagtcagcgcgcacgatgatgattccttgcggtcccggcatcttcaatatcatgtatgagtagtgtggaatggccatgaacttcgccagtcccggcctcctgatgatggcgttgtacccgccgtCAAAAcgtgccacctcgaaccttaggaacttggttctgtagttctccggagtcccAAAGGtggcgggcatgtagatgtgcccgAGTGGTACTCTCCTTCGGTCAGTACGATACCAAAAAAAGGTGTATCTGATTCGGTGAGGTCTTTGAGTGCAACCCCCAAGGCTAGGAGCGTCTAGGGGAAGGTAACGTTGATGctacttcccccgtccactagtactttctttaccctgctctcttggaTCACCGGGTCAATGGGGAGCGGGTATTTCccggggtggtcgaagttgagccattgatccaccCGGTTGAAAGTTATCGTGTGATCTGACCACCGATAAGGGGCTGGGGCAGTGGTGGTTGCCGCTAGGACCTACCGGTCATTGAGCTTCTGTTGCCTTCTATTCTCCTGTGACTCGTGtcctccgaagatgacgttgacctccctatcaACGCGTAGGAATGCTCCACCCCCTCCCCCTTCTGGTTGCTGAGGCTTCCTGGGCTCGCCAggccctcctcgtggtgggggaggtggtagaggctggAACGGCCGACCATGTCCGACGGAGTCCTTATAGTCCCTACATTTCcgtagggtgtggcgcatgtccttgtggtacgggcaccagGCGTTTAGGATGTCATCCAGTGTCCGCTCACCTCCACGGGGCGTACCTCGGGCTTGAGcgacgggtggtccggcggcgtggacctcctcatgaggcctcttctcccagcgcctgTTAGGTTGCTGGTTTGTGTCGCGCTGTGGCACCGGTGGTGCAGGTTTCATTCCTccaatgaggtcctgggcccgctcgtcagtggtgatgtagaggtttgCCTCTTGAAACAGTTGTTCGGAAGTGgtcggcgctttctgcagtatggctcggatgaaggccgagtcattagatccccggtagaaatcCTCAATCACTGCTGCCTCAGTGACTTCGGGAATgcaatttctcatggtctgaaacctcttgaggtatgACCTAAGTGTTTCATCGCCctggcgcctgatggatttgaggtcccatggctgcgccggcttgtcagagagggactggaagttggcaatGACACGCCTACTGAAGTCACTCCAATCATTGATGCAGTGTCGTGGCAGATGTCGTGGCCACTGCagtgcatcttgcccaaggacaatgggcaaaTATGTTGTCATCACGTCTTCTGTTGCCCCGGCGGCCTGGGCGGCGGTCGTGTAGATGGCTTACCAGCCCCCCGGGTCTTGCTTAGGCttgtacttgtcgacgttggagactttgaagttagggggccactggatggcccggagacgcggagtaagcgtggatactccacatgtgtctttCTATCGGCGTTCATGGTGTcggtcccagggaggggagtcgGTGATGTGTTGTCTCGACCGTCCCTAGATCAGGCCACTAGTTGAGGCTgcggccgactcaactcgggtggcATGGCTTCGAGCCGTGGtcccggtcatactcctcccagcgccttatctcgttctcgtgtcgtcggtcgcacgaagcgttgatggagctccgtgcatcCCGCCgattgttgatggcgtgtcgtaggtcgctCAGGGGATGAGCGATAGGCAGAAGGTGGTTAGCTGCCCGAGtaagcagccgccgatagccttCAGCGTCTGGAGTTcgcgggaggccatcagctatctagGCCAACACTCCTCCAACTTCGCTTGGCATGTTCATTGCgcgggcgaagtcagggttcaggtttcgAGCGAAGAGGGGATTCTCTCGATGTAACCTCGCgccctgctcggcttgttctcgATCTCGGTCCTGAGcttgtcggcgatcacgtcggcgaGAATTCCGCCTTTCTCGGTATGCTCGCTCATCAGGGGTTTCAAACTTCATCCCATGATACGGGCTGCGCTGGGTCCCGCTCCccagcctcgtgatgtcgccgaatattccgACGCCTGTTCCCTCGTCGTCGTGCTTCACGCTAGGGAGGTTCTTCCCCGTgcacggtcggctcgtcgtcggagatgggagatGATTCCAATCTCCCCTCGATGAaaaggatgtcggggtagaaaggagttgTCGTGATGGTGAGTTCCTTTCCGTCCTCCTTCGAGGGCGAAGGTGCTAGAAAGATAACTTGGTGGAGCTCTGTCCCTTTTTAGGAAtgcttgcttctttctttcttgtaATCCGCGTCCACTCCTTTGTGGGTGAAGTGGGCAGCGGAGTTCTTCGGGCATGTAAATTCATGATTCTTGACATGTAAGAAGTAGTCTTTGCCTGAGGCGCAGGAAGCTGTGCTATCCGTTGTCTTGTTCCAGCTTTCCTGGGAATTTCTgaggaaaacttcttctccggTGGATCTACTATGTGGTGCATAATCCCTTTCTCATCTGCTATGGacgagatggttccgaagcagaacacggatccagggcgaagagcgatcttgcactgggatgtgatggccattgagctagcttggatcaacgacACGAGCCCTAcctgcgcgccagctgtcggtgtttagagCTCAACCGCACACACAAGGTTACCCctcgcggtgcttttgggtaggacggtgttgttgactgtaactcaatggttcgtgcgggATGCACGAGAGATGATAggcaattttctacaggttcgggtcgcttggagatgcgtaataccctacttcctggtgtggatctttatgtggtaggttacaagaGAAGTCTCCAGTATGGAGAAAAGCTAATGAGATAAGTAGATGGTtgatggaaatgatggggtaccccctaggccttatatatttgaCTGTGGGGCACTACATGTGTATGTGATGATGATGACGTGTACCTacataatagtgaaccgactgaatggATCTTCGtataatcttgccgacttatccctaaTCTATCCCGATATTCAAGGACACTGCACGCGGGAAAGTTGGGTAGACGCTATGGATAGCGCTCGAATCTGACGGGTTGCTTGGGCCCGAGTTTGCTTCTTTCCTGTGTCGGCCCATTCCGCCAGTAGTCCtctcctggcccacgaagggatggccttgcgagaaAATAGGCCTAAATGCCTCttgcgaggccttcttgccttctagcggacccgggggatatctgtcccccacagggtGTGACATCCCTCTTGGGTCTGCTGCGAAGAAGACAATGCTCTACGCCAtagcggaccgtccgagccccaAGCGCGGACCATCCGAGCGTACGCAGAGGAGGAGCTGCTCCTGCGACCAGGATGCAGACCGTCCGGTCCTGTGCCTTGGACTGTACGTGCCTCAGCAGAGAGGACTACCAGGTGGTTCGTTCCAGTGTTTGGTTCCTAGATAGGCACCAACTGGTGGCAAGCTTGATTTGCAATAAAGTGAATAGACTCTGTGGTTAGTTTTCTTCCTTTCGCTTGTTCTCTATAGCTACTAGATATGGCATCAACAAAGTGACATGATAAAAAAAATTGATGTGAACtaatataaaaaaaataaaacatCATTCGTAGTGACTAAAATGAACATTATGGTGTGAATTAAGAAAATATGTTGTAGAAAATTAGTCAAAAATGGTTGATGCACCATTTATTGTTGCAATTCCAAGAGCTGTGTAGAACTCAGATACATGATTGAGATCTTGATGATTAGACATCTCCATTTGTGATTGTTACATCTACTCCATTTTTGACTCTAGGTTGACCACTTAAATCATTTGAGGTGATATTAGAGTCATTCCACTTCATCTTGTTCTTTTGTGAGGCTCTCTCTAAACCACCAATAGGTCTTGTTGATCCACAAATTTCATTTGCCTTTACCTTAATACTAATTGTCGGTGGATTGcaatgcttctttttcttttgcaTAGAGACATAGTTTTATTTGTAGAGGTTAAACAAGAACAATGGTACTTGATGAACTATTAATCATATAGTAATGTGATACAAAGCACATACCTTGTGGTATATAGGAGCATTCACTATTAGAATCTAGCCTAACTTTCAAACATCTCTCTATGTATTCTGCCAACTTCTTAGCAGCTTTAGTAGAAATAGAAATTATTTCTTCAGACTGTGTAGCTCGACCAGCTATCTGATTGAAAATTCTACTTATTGTGTGATAACTGTTTGATAGCTTGATTTGGGGACCATCATGTATGTTGTAGCTTGTTAGATTTTAGCGCGTAGGCCTAAGCACTCGAGAGTAAGTGAGGCAACTGTGCTCAACAAAATGGGAAGCTAGGTGCTCTAATGCCTTGTCAAGTGTTTCCCATCTAGGGGGTagatgggggtatttatagggtaACTAGGGGTTGGAGCCTAAATACATTCGTACCCCTGGTTACCTGCTACATTCTTGGAATATACTGTACAATAGGGTAATTATGGAACAATAGTGACTCTGGCCTAATTCCACTAGGATTTGTACCCACGGGGGAGGCTGACATGTGGGCATGCCTGGCTCGCCGAGGGAGGCCCGCCATGCCCCAATTGCTTGCACTCAGCTTTCGACCCCAAGTCTTGGGAGCACTTTGCCTTGAGGCCTTTGTTTTGGGACCCTCGTCTTGAGGTTGCCTTCTTGAAGTCTTTGTGATCGTTGTCTTGGACTGCCTCTTGGGCCCACGACAAGGAGGTCGAGGCCCTTTGCATGACCTAGGTCCCCCTCTCCGATGGACGCGACTTTCTCTTGgtgcctgccaatgatggcatgtCCTTAGGGGCCTTCGCCTTTGGGAAAGTCAAGCCCTTGCTAGGAGCCCGCATCTTCGGAACCTTCAGGCTTGACCTAGTACTAGCCCCATATCGCTAGAGTCCATGTTACCTATGCGAGCATAGCGAAGTCTTTACCTTTGAAAGCGGCATTCGGCTCTTGCATTCGCACATAAGATTAATTCAAGGTTGTGGTCGTTTTGTGGAATGATCGAGGTCTGGTTCGGCCTTCGTCCCAACATAGATAATACTTATATGAAGAGTTTCCACATCAATAGTCCACTTCTTTAGTATGCATTCTTGAGGAATTGATTTGATACTATTGATATCTAGAACCTTCAGTGTATGAGAGCACATGTAAATTCAAATTTCTTGCAGGTGCATCTCACTTTTGTTTCCGATAGATAGAACATAATATTATGTTCTTCATGTTTTTCATGAGCTCTTATTTTGTTCACATTCTATGGACCATCATTGCCACTATATAATGTCACAATTTAATGTTTGCAACACCTAGTTCTCAAACCATCTAAATACCTAGTTATCTTACTTTGCATCTTCATATGTTTTTCTCTCCATATATTCTAATCCCCCTCTAGTGTCACCTTGATGTACCATCAATGATCCTTTTGTATATAATATATTCTTCACATCTACACGAGTGAATCAAAGATTTTCCATCCCACCAGCTTCTTTTGCCAATAGATCAATAACGATCTTAGTAGAAATCCCAAATGCTTTTACGACTTCTACCTTTGTAATTTGTACCTCATCTATTTTTCCTATGTGATTTTAGCTAGTGTGACTGATTTGAGGTAGCAACATTGTGACTATGCTCAGACACAAAGTAGTACACCATGTAGAATCCATCTCTAAGTAGACTGGTCTTCATACATGCTTGACATAAACATCTTGTCTCTAGTCTACTATATTGTTTACCATTTCCCATTGATTCCAATGTTTTACCACTAGCACGAGTTCATGTTAATAAAAGGTATTAAAGATGTTGTTGCAAACATCTTGCATGTGTATTACACCAGATGTAAATAATTACCTTGATGCCAGCAATTGATTGTTCTAGTCTTTATTATGCGAGAACCCCCACACAATGGGAAGTACTCCTCCAAATACTAAACCCATCTCCTTATCATATGCATTATAAAAGTCATAAGCTCCTTGCTCAGAGTTAAATTTCATGCCAGTCTTAGGTATCATTTCTTTTGGGAAATCCCTTACTTTGAGCAGTGGCAACATTTGTATAATCTTGATGTCACTTGCATAATTATTTTTCCCATAGATTATATTTGCAAATTCTCTATTTATATACAACATGTAATTTGATGCATCTAGAATTGCAAAAACTCAAGAGGTATGTTAGAATATCTTACTTTTTCTACTGGTGTCTTTCTCCCAGGCTTTCTGCACAAGGAGAGTTTTTTTATGGTAAGTTACTGTAGGGTGTGCCTACAGTATTTTTATTTCTTCTAGGAAAAGTATGAACAATTTACAAGGTGTGTATTGGACCACTACGTTACAGAGTGTTGAATCCAACTTCTAATTCTGTCGCCTACCCCTGGCTTAATTCTGTGGCACATGAGTCTCATTTCACCCTTGAGCATCTCCCTGCACGCTTCCACAGTAGGCAGGATCTCGTTGAATATCCAGTTGTTCCTACTTATCCAAATACACCAGGACATGATGATGATAATTTCCATTCTCCATGGTACTTTCAGTCTCACTCTGATCCTCAATAAGGCATTTACTAGATCTGTTGTGCTCGACGGGGTGATGCCTTTCATAATCCAACATCTTCTAGCAAAGTTGCATCTAAGAAATAAATGGAGTGTCGTCTCTTCATGCTGAAGTATGCAATTATCACAAGTGTATGAATCCAGATGCATGGATCGACGTCTGAGGAATGAACGAGTGTTTAATTTGTCCTTAATCAGTAACCAAAAGAAAACCTTGTGTTTAGGCTAGCATTTTGTTTTCCATAACCAGGAAAAGATGGGGTGGGTCTACTCATTACCAGTCATATGAACATTTGCCTTATGTGAATAAAAAAGGCTTGAGGTACCAGTGCAGATCCATCTATCCCTCTGGTCTTCCTGTGGAAGATTTGCAATCAAGTCTTGTAGGCTATGGAGATGCTGGAAAGCTTCCACTGACAAAGGAGTGTGAAACATATCATGTAAGCCCGTTGTTCTCGCCTGGTGTATAGTGATGCCTTTGTTGGAAGCAAATGACCAAAGTTCTGGGTAGCTTTCAGATTCACATATGTCGTCCCAGTTGTCATGCCACAATAAAGTTGTCCTTCCATCCCCTATCTCCACCCGAGCGAACTCTTTGTAAGTGCTTTGAATTTTTAAAATATCCCTCCACCAGAACGAGCCTACTAGTTTCTCTGAAGGTACTGTGTTGCAGTAGTGATTGTCCTAGATTATATTGATCCAAGGAATGTCAGCTCTGTTATAAAATTTGTGAAGGTTTTTCATTAGGAGAGCTTTGTTTTGCAATTCTATATTGATTACTCCAAGTCCCCCATGAGCTTTTGGCTTACAAACTGATTTTCATGCAACTTGTGGAGGTTTCTTTGCATTGATGTCTGCTCCTCTTCAAAGACAGTGCCTTCTGATTTCGTCAATATGTTTAATCACCGATTTCGGGAGTTTGAGAGTGCACATATAATACGTTGGTAAGGAGGAAAAACATCGTTGACCATTTGCAGTCTGCCAGCCTGAGATAGAAAAAATGAAAGTTGTCGCAAGTTGCTTCTCTATCTTCTGCACAAGGAGAGTTGGGAGGGATACTTGTTGAGGACTCCATTCCTTCAGCAATATCCTCAATATCATAGATACAGTCACATCTGCAAATTCTACACGGCTGGCCTATGCCCTTTACATGAATAAAGAAATCTACTGTGCCAAAAACGATTGGTGTATGACTGCAAGTCTGATGAACAGTGCACCTTGTAAATGGATCGGATCTTCATGAATAAACTATCATATATCTATGCAAACGAGGCGAGCGTGATATAGAGGTGTCGGCGACATGGGACTGGAGGGCGCGTCAAGCGCGAGGAGCTCGTCGTCCTGCGCCGCGTCGAACGACGCGACGACAGTAGCACTGCAAGCCTCCCGATGGCAACGGCCATTTATGGTTCGAGTACCTGCTCCTACCTGGTAGGACGTGTGCAAAGACGGAACACAGGGTGTCAGTGTGTACCAGTAAGGTTTAGTTTTTTTGCAAGTCAAGAGTTTTTTAAAGAAGCAAAGTAAATTATGTTGCGAACATGAATTTAATATGTAAGCCAATTAAAAATATATACACTACTATCCATGTAAGTGATAAAACTAACACAGAAGCAAAGTAAATTATGCTTGCGAATCCCGAATTCTTAGTAATTGGGGTGCTAGCATTCTAGCAGCTGTCACTACATGCTCAGCGCATAACCACGGGTAGGTCTACACAGAACGAAGACGGGTACAATTTATGGCAAACCATTCAGCAAAACACAAGTAGCACGGGTTACAATCTCTTGCTCAAATGAGACCTTAAAACAGGTACGTATTTGTTAGTGATGAACGCCCAAGACACAGCAACGGCCTCTGAAACGAGTCATGCTGCTTCTGCTGCACTCATGCGGAGCTGTCTGAAGGTCTTGACTCTTCCTTCATCTTAGATGGCGTCGACATGCCTTCACCGCCTATCTCAGCCTTGAGGTCATTGAGGCTCTGTTCCAATTCATCAATTCTCGCACCCATTTCATCTAGTGAGCGTTTGTTAAAGATTTGTATTTACAACAGAGGTGACACAGATATGCAGACAGTACCCCAGAGAAATATGAACAAAAAAGGGTCTTTTGAAGCTAGACAATCAATGTAAATGGTGATAAGTGTTAATGAAGATGGTTTTTTGGTCCCTAGTAGAAGCAAATTGGACCTCTGTATTTTTTTCCTGATTCTGCCTATTTGCCGAACAACAGAGAAGTACCATATTTCAGCCATCATGCTTAGGATACTTTCCAAGGAAACCAAGAAATTCAGGATGGTGGTGAAATAGCAACAGCCAGGTTATGCGTAACAGAACATTACTTTCCAGACCCTTACAAACATTAAACATAAATCACTTTAAACATTGATTTGGAGACGTAAATGTAAATACTATTACTAGAAACTTGGTCAAACATAAATCACTTTAACTGCACGTAACATATAGTTGCATTCTTTTTGGGATAAACCCATAGTTACATTCTTTTTGGGACAGAGGGAGTACTTACACAGAGTGGAAACTTCTCTAATCAATCATCCTTTTCCAATTCCCAAACCTCTGAACTTTTAATTAGAAGTTTGGCACTATTATCATTCACACAATAACAAATTGGCATACTATGGTAAAAGCTGCAGTGACACTGCTAATAATTTCAATATTTCTAGAAGCTAAAATAAAATAGTTGGAATGCCAATTACTTTGCATGCTAAAAATCTTGAATACATAAAAAAGTAAATGATTTGAGGATATTCTTTGAAATGATGTTCTCCGACATAGCTTGGAACCTGGTTTGCTGCAAGGTACTCAGATTCAAAAAATAATAATCGAAGTGAGGGCATGCACAAGAGACAAGACTGTCGCCAAATAAAGCTAGGAACTTACCATCTGCATAAGAAGGTTTTGCACCTGAAAACAGTGAGCATGGATAAACCATTAGCCATAAGTGGACAGTAGGTTCAACACAGCAAATATGGTCCAATCTACATTCTACAATCAAGACAGCCAGATGTAAAACAGCGCAGTAATAGTTGGTACTTACAAAAGCCGTCATATCAGCTGTGCTTTGTGCCGAGCCATCCGAATCTTGTTCTGCCTGCAAGCCACAAAAGCTGAAATGAGCACAATCTCAAGAGGAAGAACCAGAGGGCGAATATATCAAAGCCACCCTCCCAGACCATCTTGTAGTTGGGTACGCACAAACTTCATTCCCTCAAGCGAGGGCAGCGACCATCTCAAATTTCTCTGCCTTATTCATGAGTTTCATCcccacaaattcaaattcaaatccgaGCCCTACACCCAAGTATAGTCCAATTCCTTACAACTCTAGAATCTAGCTAGCGAGGGAGCGCGTGCTCTGCGATCTGCGGCACGCGGCATGCCGGAGACATGCAGACACGGACGTCCGGGAACTAAAGAAGACGAATCCATATCTAACCTTGGCACAGAAGAGCTCTCGTGCTGTTGAAATCAGGGCTTAATCTCACTGAGTAGCGAGGGGATTGTCACTTACCTTGATAGGGATGCCGGACTTGGAACTCGCCATCGCCGCCGGTGACCAAGGTGGCTGTAGATCCGCTCGGCGTCGCTGGTTTTTAGGTTCTAGTTTTCTTTCTTATTTTAGGTAAGAGGTGTggttagagatgtcaatgggaatTCCCCACCGGGTTATAGCATCTCATCTCCATCCCCATCATGTTTGATCCATCTCCATACTCATCTCCATATccatcatgggtacaaaactCATCTCATACTCATccccattcgggtttcgggtccccaaTGGGTCCACATCCCCAATTAAGGGATAACTAGGTACTAACATGTAGCACAAACAATCTAGATTTCAGACATTACTATATCGACAAGCACTCATCCATGAACCATTatccattcatccatccatcagAAAATACATAAGTACTTCGGGATCgatagaagaaatggagaaatggaGTTTTCTCACCTTCCTTAGTCACCATCTGAGTTCGTTGGCGCCTGAGAATCCATGATTATCACCGTCGTCTGGGCAGGGCATAGCATATGGCtggttattttagggttttgttttTTACTAGTCTGCTAGCTGCCTTGTTGGGCTAGAACCTGGGGCCTGGTGCGCTGTCGTGCTGGGCTTGGTGGCCGGTTCggcctcaactcattcatacaaacacgacaggtgtacacgtatgaaatacccatgggtaatcgggttcaaattattgcttcccaaacccatacccgtttacccaatggGTGAAGATTTTTTCCAATATCCATACCCATGAGGACAATTTTCGTCTcatacccgtaccctaatagggAATTCTCCACAGGTTAGcgggtatcgggtccccattgacatctctaggtGTGGTGGTAGACAGCGGAccgaattttttatattttagtcATTTGTTTAAAAAATATTTAGACCTTTAAATAATTTAATCTTATTTTAGACTCTTTGTTCGACGTCATAGACCGTGGCGCCGAGAT
It encodes:
- the LOC100283717 gene encoding heat shock factor-binding protein 1, translating into MASSKSGIPIKAEQDSDGSAQSTADMTAFVQNLLMQMQTRFQAMSENIISKIDEMGARIDELEQSLNDLKAEIGGEGMSTPSKMKEESRPSDSSA